The nucleotide window TCAGACATTTCCAGAGAAGGACAAACAAGAATATCTACAATTGTTCCGGGATGCCGGCTGGGAGCATATTGGCGAAATGTCTGCCTGGCAGTATTTTCGTAAGGGTTCTAAACAGCGAGAGCCAGATGAGATTTTCACCGACGTTGAATCGAAAGTAGCCAAGTATAAGAGAGTGCTGGCTTATCTGGCGTTCTTCCTGTTAATAGAAGCAATATACGTAGTCACCTTTGCATATAACATATGGGGTGATAGTCCTTACTCCTGGTGGGGTATCATCCGGGCTATTTCACTTCTGGTTCCGCTGGCTGCGCTGTTCCTCATGTATGCCTTCGTTAGACTTATACTGAGGATCAGACAGCTGAGAAGGCTTTAACTCGTCGTTTCAACCGGTTGCCACTGCCATTCCTTCCCCTTCTGGAAAACGTGACCCAGACCTGGGAATGGGAAGTGAAAGGCAAGCACCAGGGCTTTCTCAGTCGCAGCCTTAGCCAATACCCTACGCCTGGTAGCCTCAACCTGTCCCGGGTCCAAATCAACTGCAGCGTACCAGTCTGGCTGCTCAAGATGGATTGGATGGAGCACGGTATCGGACACGCACAGTAATTGTTCACCTTCGGAGGAAATGGCAAGCACCATATGCCCCGGTGTGTGCCCTGGTGCCGCAATGGCCTGTATGCCGGGTAAGACTTCCGTTTCGTGGTCAACGAGACTAAGCTGGCTTTGAATCGGGGGGAGGTTCTTGCGTGCGTATCCCAGGAGAACTTCTCTGGAGTGTTCGTCAAGCTTAAGTTCTGCCTGCTCCGACATCCAGAAATCCCACTCGTCTCTCCAGATAACGTAACGGGCAGTTGTAAAAACCGGCTTGCCCTCGGTATCAGTGTTCCCACCGATGTGGTCTGGATGTCCGTGGGTAAGGATAACAGTGTCGATGTCCTCCGGTGCAATCCCCTCAGTCTTCAGGTTTTGAAGAAGTCTCCCTGTATCTGGACCGAGACCATCGGCGCCCGTATCCACCAGTACCAAGTGCTCACCCGTGTTTACCGTAAGACAGATGTATGGACTTACCCACTCTACCCAGTTTTCTAGCTGCAGGTTGTGCTCGAGCAGCGCCTGCTCAAGGCGTTGTCTTGGTGCGTTGGTGAAAAGAAAACTGGCGGGGGGTGGGAAGACGGGTGGTGCGTATGTGTGGGTGCCATCACTGACGGCCATGCATTCGAAACTGCCTATCTTGAATCTATGGGTTTCCTTATTCATCTTCTGCCACCTCCTCACAGACGACGAACTGGACTCCAGTATACAGCAGGATGGAGCTAGAAAGAAAATTACCTGACATTCCGCCCGATTGTGTGATGCCATACGACAGGCGACTGTCTGGCGGACATCCTTCACACAGCCCGGTCCTGATGTCGTGACTATGTTTCAAGATGCAATTCGCGCTGGAATTGCTCACAGAAGGAAACCAAGAACCTGTATCGTTCCGTCGCCATCTTCTTCGCCGTTTCGGTGTGGAACGCGTTCAGAAGCGTCTCCTTTCCACTCAGAAATCGTTCTGGCACCGATTCAATGCCCAGGCGTCTATCAAATGCACTCGTCCGTTGAAAGGCTCTGGCAATCCACGTGGCTCCAAGGAGTTCCAGCTTATCAGCATCGCTGACGATTCGTGATTCAAGCGTCGTCTGTTCCGTCCCTTTGGTATGTTCGCTGATGATCCGCTTCACGTGCTGTCTCTCCTCGTTCGAATAGCCGAGGCGTTCCAGAAATCGCTCTGCGATGAGCGCGCCTAACTCCCCATGATCCGTTGAGGGAAGCACATACAACGCCAGAAAGTCGAGAAAATCATTCTCATCTCTCCCTAACGCGAGTTTGCTCCATCCAAGCGGTACATTACCGATGTCATGGAGAAGGGCAGCGGTTTCGACGATCTGACAGTCAGCACCTTCTTGCGTCCCAACCTTCACGCCCAGTTTCGCCACGCGTCGAACATGATCGGCGCCATGACAGTAACTCAGATCTGCCTGGTATGTCTCCAAGAAGGCATTGATCCTCTCGATGAGTTGAGCATGTTCCATCATCGTCCCCTCCTCAGAGCAACTCCATACCGCTATCCACAATCCACGCGATTGACCTGCCCGCAAGAACTATACCACTTTTGGATTTAGAGTTCCCGGCATTGGAGCCTGATGGACAGCGTCGGATCCTACTGTAGCATGTGGATGGACAGGCCACCATCTGCTCTCCGAAGGCCAATTTGCTGCACAGAGCGCCAGTTTATGTGACGCGCTGTCGCCAGTCATCCCTTGGGGTAAGGCTCTACGCCCCCAGAATATCCTTGTGCCTCAGCGTCCTCTCCAGTGAGGGCTGCATCTTCATCTCGCGGGACTCGTTGATGGTGAAGTCGAGGTACTCAGTCCTCTGTCTCCGTCTCTTGTTGGGACATCTGTTCCATCATCTCTTGCATCATATTGGTACTGCACAAGTCACAGGATTCGCCTTCCGGCTTTTCCCTTGCCAGGGAAGGGGCGTTCAGAACGATATCGACTACACGCGATAAGCCGGAGTCATCACACTTCCAGACAATATGAACCCTCTTGCCTTCGGGGTCCAGATAGCTGTTCACTCCCGCAGGTCTTTCATCGCCTTCAAGCCGCAAATGCATGGCAAAAGGAGTGTCCCTCGTGCAACCCGTTCCACTCACCGCGGAATACAGGTCGCCAATTGTCCTCCCGGTGTCGCCATCGAAGGTGAATCCTTTGAGAAGCATCAAGGTGTTGTCTACACTTCCAGACATGTCTTCCTCCTGTTCCGTCAGATAGTAGTACGGCCAACTCAGTCGTTGGCCAACTGCCCATATCAATACCCACTCCGTCACACCAGAGCCGGCAGAGCATTTATGAGGCGAACTGCCTCAGCATGACGGCGAGCCTCAGGTTGGCCCAACCGCGGAGTATGAAGACCGCAAAGAGAACGTCGCGAAGACCCGTTGCGGGCCCGCGCTACTGCACCTCGGGCACTTCACCTCATCGTCACTATCACCCTGGCCACGCACGCGCTCAAACATGATACCACAGTGTCTGCATTGGTACTTGTAGACCGGCATTCTCTTCTCCACTGCATTTCGTTACAAGATAGCTTACTACGCTACCATGGCCCCTGTATGTGACTTTCGTTGAATTGCTACGGCGTTCCCGGACTTTGAACCCCCGTTACAATCGTGACCTGGTCGACATGATCCTAGCCTGTTCCCGTGCCTGCCATTGGGGCTGACCTTCACCTCAAATGGCATATACAATCGTGTTTCATCAAAGCTCGGAGGCCAGGGCAGTTCCCTCCTTCCATGGCTTCACCTGGTGGGCATAGACGGACGGTCCCTTTCTGAAGTGAGATGCCTCCTCAAGTGTCTCGACGAAGGGCATGTCCTTCGGATATAGTGTCTTGCCCCGCGGTCGCGGCCCAGCCTTGGAAACGTGACCCCACAGAGGGTGCTCAACGACCTCCTCTGCAATGGCGGCAGCCTCTATCAGCTTGTCCAGGTCAAGGCCCGTCTCGATGCCCATTTCTTCACACATGTATACGAAATCCTCAGTGGGTACGTGACCGGCGGATCTGCCATTGCCGCAATAGGGGCAACCACCCAACCCGCCTAGAGACGTATCAAAATGGGTGACCCCGAACTTGAGAGCCTGATAGTAGCTGATATTGGTCACGCCTCTCTGGTTGTGAAGATGAAGGCCGAAGTCCGTGATCTCAGGCCACCTTTCCGCAATGGCGGACAGCATCTCTGTCAGCTGGTCGGGCATGCACGCACCCATGTCATCTATGATTCTGCAAGAGTTCACCGTTAAGCCATGCTCATGCCAACGGTCCATCACCTCCTTGAGAACTGCCAGTGACTGTTCCAGGGTAAAGTCTCCTTCGAAGTTGGAGCCGAAGGGATTGCCCAACATGATCGCACCTGACTTGACGCCGTCTTGTCTGGCACGCTGAATACCGGTGTCACCCTCGAGAAGCAGTTGCTCTGGCGTCCTGTTGTAGTTACGCATGGAGAATATCCTGCCCACTTCAACGTGGGTCATGTATTGCCTGGTCCTTACGTTGATCTTGGGATAGTACTTGTCGGCTCGCTCAAAACCTCTCTGGTTGAATACAGCAGCGGTATAGACAATACCAGGCTTAGGTACGAATTTCTCTGCAATCTCATCTATACATGCCATCTGGGGGGTCCATCTTGGACTGACGAAAGACCCAATCGAGATGACTTTCAGCCCAGTCTCTCCCAAAGCATCAAGGAGTCTCAGTTTCTCCGAAACAGGGATGTCTTTGCTCTCGATCTGTAAACCTTCCCGCATCGTGTCGTCCCTGATCTCCACCGACTTCGGTAAGCTACTCATGGTGACCTCCTCCGTAATGCCGGGAAACCGTAATCGATACGCCTGACCACCCAGGGCCACAGCCAGACCCTGCTCGGTGAACATAATGGCCCATCGTTTCCCCGACGACAGTGTTTTCGTGCCAGGGCTTCTACCGTGACATGTTGACACTTCTCCAGCCTGGGCGTCCTAGAAGGGCCTCTGTGCAGTCAGACACGTCTACGCCCCCAGGCTCTCCTTATGGTTCAGCGCCTTCTCCAGTGCCTCAGCCCGTTGGGCAGGCTACGGTGACAGACCGACCATTATGGTCGAACTTGTAGACTGGTATCGGGGTGAGGATCGAGCCGAACTCGTAGACTTGCTCCAGCCGTTTCTCCTGCTTCAGACGCTGGACGACCTTTCCGTAGAACGGAATCACACAGCGATCCGGGATACCGATCTTCCGGTGGCGTGAGGGGTCCATGAGAGCCCTGGGGTTGCTGTCAAACTCGAGTAGTGGTATCTCTTCCATTGCCCGTATCTCTCCGTCAGAGTCCCTTCCACTCGTCTCTCAGGATACCGAACTCGACAATGTCATGGAATTCGCCGTTCTTGAACATGGCTTCCCTTTGCCGGCCTTCTTCTCGAAAGCCCACCCTCATGTGCAACTTGATGCTGCGTTCGTTGAAGGCGAAAGCGGCAGACCGTATCCGGTGCAGGTTCAATTGCTGGAAACCGTAATTGAGAATCAGTCGGGTGGCTTCGGTGCCGTAGCCCTTGCTCCAGTAGTCCTTCTCCCCGATGGCGATTCCAAACAGGGCACCATGGTCCTTCGTGCTGATGCCGTGTAATCCAATGTTTCCAATGGGTGTGTTGTCGTCACCATCCATCGCCTCGATAACGAAGTGCGCATCGGTGCCTGCTCTGCCCCTGGTGGCCAGGTCCTCGATCCACTTCTCCTCGGCCATTTCGGTCATTGGCAGGTACATATTGAGGTACTGGATCACTTCCGGGTCGTTGAACCACTTCAGGAAGTGACTGATATCGGATCTCTTCACCGGTCTTAGCAGAACCTTCTCACCCTTTGGCATCTGTACTCTCCTCTCGGGCTTCATCGGCACGCCGACGCCGTACCAGACCTCCCGTCACTGGCTGTACCTGCGTCTACATCACAGGCAAAGCATAGCACCCTGGGTTGGGATGGTCAAAGCAGATACAAAGAAGCGAACCACTTCCGGGTCACACAATATGGCTTTCTGTGCAATGACCATTCCACCAGCGTGCTTCACTTTCTGACGTCCTGTTGCGCCTGGGCACGCCGGGTTTCTTGACACCCGGCAGTCATTCAACTAGAATTCCTCCGCCGGTTGAAATGGGAAATTCCGGTAAAAATGAGCACGACGTCGTTGAGCGGAAGGTCGTTATCGGCTACTT belongs to Dehalococcoidales bacterium and includes:
- a CDS encoding MBL fold metallo-hydrolase; the encoded protein is MNKETHRFKIGSFECMAVSDGTHTYAPPVFPPPASFLFTNAPRQRLEQALLEHNLQLENWVEWVSPYICLTVNTGEHLVLVDTGADGLGPDTGRLLQNLKTEGIAPEDIDTVILTHGHPDHIGGNTDTEGKPVFTTARYVIWRDEWDFWMSEQAELKLDEHSREVLLGYARKNLPPIQSQLSLVDHETEVLPGIQAIAAPGHTPGHMVLAISSEGEQLLCVSDTVLHPIHLEQPDWYAAVDLDPGQVEATRRRVLAKAATEKALVLAFHFPFPGLGHVFQKGKEWQWQPVETTS
- a CDS encoding DUF2812 domain-containing protein → MEKTMVRKFKWFWPWHDEAEEAWLGEMSKKGYHLSSVGVMGIYKFIVAEPQDYVYRLDYQTFPEKDKQEYLQLFRDAGWEHIGEMSAWQYFRKGSKQREPDEIFTDVESKVAKYKRVLAYLAFFLLIEAIYVVTFAYNIWGDSPYSWWGIIRAISLLVPLAALFLMYAFVRLILRIRQLRRL
- a CDS encoding GNAT family protein → MPKGEKVLLRPVKRSDISHFLKWFNDPEVIQYLNMYLPMTEMAEEKWIEDLATRGRAGTDAHFVIEAMDGDDNTPIGNIGLHGISTKDHGALFGIAIGEKDYWSKGYGTEATRLILNYGFQQLNLHRIRSAAFAFNERSIKLHMRVGFREEGRQREAMFKNGEFHDIVEFGILRDEWKGL
- a CDS encoding HD domain-containing protein, which translates into the protein MMEHAQLIERINAFLETYQADLSYCHGADHVRRVAKLGVKVGTQEGADCQIVETAALLHDIGNVPLGWSKLALGRDENDFLDFLALYVLPSTDHGELGALIAERFLERLGYSNEERQHVKRIISEHTKGTEQTTLESRIVSDADKLELLGATWIARAFQRTSAFDRRLGIESVPERFLSGKETLLNAFHTETAKKMATERYRFLVSFCEQFQRELHLET